One Scomber scombrus chromosome 4, fScoSco1.1, whole genome shotgun sequence genomic region harbors:
- the LOC133979357 gene encoding LOW QUALITY PROTEIN: uncharacterized protein LOC133979357 (The sequence of the model RefSeq protein was modified relative to this genomic sequence to represent the inferred CDS: inserted 2 bases in 1 codon), translated as MKRRIPTVHGSETLAVFSGPEASLLLSPHVLEEESRGQGVSPVAPSDVTTVRLREHVTYPSGKLARMRSSPVGFVNSLSGVQTSIRYETTQVQRRGGFSSKRGGSPCSTGRNSVAVKQTGDQGCAARGSSTGFLLPLLPHSQEGERVPSPHFGPSCVKQTPTKVHIQDVDTQSTLSVNPSVRLVCYNRPQGRIFSHRHLSRTQEVSQVCFSGQSLRVSSHSLRAIISSQSVQQMCGSSTLSVEEQGYQNIFVHRRLSDMRSIAGTSGQGFRYGDQSYQGSRVQYKLGKEPSRASSVHRIPGSQHKLSFLSCHAIRGEVNIINTVSFPLQAGESRVIQIVPTPAGLHGVSDFCRAFGATDDEGFSALGRGSALVSTSSSQPQAENNVNVCGGSPTVGRHRGSRGGGSAGCSDVTCNHDNGRVPVRMGSGAVGQISEWKGRHVLVKTDNSTVVAYINRQGEERISCPGAISCTESGSLAEIRPGSRRSIRLARKHAMSAVFLPVGRKCTSGCGRSSTPVARRAALCVSPAQPDLPDSNQSEGAEPVTNHDSASVDIQTLDGGNNTAADGRTVATPHTQGSSVPGERGDLPPAPRPHGTLGLARERWSLSAAGLPEQVIDTIQNARASSTRSLYSGKWRVFEEWCDLKHIIPFQCSVEDLLCFLQDLVDKGKAFSTVKVYLAAISACHVGFGDKPAGQHPLVCRFMKGARRKLPVSRPLVPLWELSVVSXHPFEPLEVAEMKFVSLKTALLLALTTAKTVSDIQALSIRPSCLQFSQGLTKVCFRPNPAFVPKVVESGYRCPTVELLAFHPPPFSSAGEKKLNTLCPVRALHVYLSRTAGFRKSDQLFVFCATPHKGKPLSRQRLSHWIVEAISLAYGCSGLQPPQGLRAHSTRGMATSWALFRGVSVQDICAAASWATPHTFVRFYRLDVSGPSVAQAVLEANRPGSVVTGL; from the exons ATGAAGAGGAGAATCCCCACAGTTCATGGTTCAGAGACTCTGGCAGTTTTCAGTGGTCCAGAggcctctctgcttctctccccCCACGTTCTGGAGGAGGAGAGCCGGGGTCAGGGG GTCTCCCCAGTCGCGCCGAGTGACGTCACTACAGTGCGACTACGTGAGCACGTTACCTACCCGAGCGGCAAGCTGGCGCGCATGCGCAGTTCACCCGTGGGTTTTGTCAACAGTTTGTCAGGGGTACAGACTTCAATTCGCTATGAAACCACCCAGGTTCAACGGCGTGGTGGTTTCAGTAGCAAAAGGGGAGGCAGCCCGTGTTCTACAGGACGAAATAGTGTCGCTGTTAAACAAACAGGCGATCAGGGCTGTGCCGCGCGAGGAAGCTCAACAGGGTTTCTACTCCCGTTACTTCCGCATTCCCAAGAAGGGGAGCGCGTCCCTTCGCCCCATTTTGGACCTTCGTGTGTTAAACAGACACCTACGAAAGTACACATTCAGGATGTTGACACACAAAGTACTCTGTCAGTCAATCCGTCCGTGCGATTGGTTTGTTACAATCGACCTCAAGGACGCATATTTTCACATCGCCATTTATCCCGCACACAGGAAGTTTCTCAGGTTTGCTTTTCAGGGCAAAGCCTACGAGTATCAAGCCATTCCCTTCGAGCTATCATTAGCTCCCAGAGTGTTCAGCAAATGTGTGGAAGCAGCACTCTCTCCGTTGAGGAGCAGGGGTATCAGAATATTTTCGTACATAGACGATTATCTGATATGCGCTCGATCGCGGGAACAAGCGGTCAGGGATTCCGCTACGGTGATCAATCATATCAGGGATCTCGGGTTCAATATAAACTGGGCAAAGAGCCGAGTCGTGCCAGCTCAGTGCACAGAATACCTGGGTCTCAGCATAAACTCTCTTTCTTATCGTGTCACGCTATCAGAGGGGAGGTTAACATCATTAACACAGTGTCTTTCCCTCTTCAAGCTGGGGAAAGTCGTGTCATTCAGATTGTGCCTACGCCTGCTGGGCTTCATGGCGTCAGTGATTTCTGTCGTGCATTTGGGGCTACTGATGATGAGGGATTTTCAGCGTTGGGTCGCGGCTCTGCGCTTGTGTCCACATCGTCATCTCAACCGCAGGCTGAGAATAACGTCAACGTGTGTGGCGGCTCTCCGACCGTGGGGAGACACCGCGGCTCTCGCGGAGGGGGTTCCGCTGGGTGCAGTGACGTCACGTGTAACCATGACAACGGACGCGTCCCTGTCAGGATGGGGAGCGGCGCTGTCGGGCAGATCAGTGAATGGAAA GGTCGCCATGTCCTGGTAAAGACAGACAATTCCACTGTGGTGGCCTACATAAACCGCCAGGGTG AGGAGCGGATCTCCTGTCCCGGGGCAATCTCCTGTACGGAGAGTGGAAGCTTGGCGGAGATTCGGCCGGGCAGCCGTAGATCTATTCGCCTCGCGAGGAAACACGCAATGTCCGCTGTTTTTCTCCCTGTCGGACGTAAATGCACCTCTGGGTGTGGACGCTCTAGCACACCCGTGGCCAGACGTGCTGCTTTATGCGTTTCCCCCGCTCAGCCTGATCTCCCCGACTCTAATCAGAGTGAGGGAGCAGAGCCTGTCACTAATCATGATAGCGCCTCGGTGGACATCCAAACACTGGATGGCGGAAATAATACAGCTGCTGACGGGCGAACCGTGGCCACTCCCCATACGCAGGGATCTTCTGTCCCAGGCGAACGGGGAGATCTACCACCCGCACCCAGACCGCATGGCACTCTGGGCTTGGCCCGTGAGAGGTGGAGTCTGAGTGCAGCAGGCCTGCCAGAGCAGGTCATTGACACCATCCAGAACGCAAGAGCTTCCTCCACTCGCTCTCTGTATAGTGGCAAGTGGCGGGTCTTTGAGGAGTGGTGTGACTTGAAGCACATCATCCCTTTCCAGTGTTCAGTAGAGGACCTGCTGTGTTTCCTGCAGGATTTGGTGGACAAAGGCAAGGCTTTTTCCACTGTTAAGGTGTATTTAGCTGCCATTTCTGCGTGCCACGTGGGCTTTGGGGATAAGCCCGCCGGGCAACATCCCTTAGTCTGTCGTTTTATGAAAGGTGCAAGGCGCAAGCTCCCAGTTTCCAGACCCCTGGTTCCCCTGTGGGAGCTATCCGTGGTCTC CCACCCATTTGAGCCGTTGGAGGTGGCAGAGATGAAGTTtgtttctctgaaaacagctttaCTCTTGGCTTTGACTACAGCAAAGACAGTGAGCGACATACAGGCTTTATCCATACGGCCTTCCTGTTTGCAGTTTTCACAAGGGCTCACCAAGGTTTGTTTCAGGCCCAACCCTGCTTTTGTGCCTAAGGTGGTGGAGTCAGGTTACAGGTGTCCCACAGTGGAGCTGTTGGCTTTTCACCCGCCTCCCTTCTCCTCAGCTGGGGAGAAGAAGCTTAACACATTATGCCCGGTCAGGGCGCTTCATGTGTATCTGAGCAggacagctgggttcaggaaaAGTGACCAGCTGTTTGTGTTCTGTGCCACTCCACATAAGGGCAAGCCGTTGTCCCGCCAGAGGTTGTCCCACTGGATTGTGGAGGCCATATCTCTGGCTTATGGCTGTAGTGGTTTGCAGCCCCCCCAGGGTTTGAGGGCTCATTCCACCAGGGGCATGGCCACATCCTGGGCCCTGTTCAGGGGAGTGTCAGTGCAGGACATTTGTGCGGCGGCAAGCTGGGCTACGCCCCACACTTTTGTAAGGTTCTACAGGCTGGATGTCTCAGGGCCGTCTGTAGCGCAGGCGGTGCTAGAGGCAAACAGACCAGGATCTGTCGTTACCGGGCTTTGA
- the plcxd3 gene encoding PI-PLC X domain-containing protein 3 — MASSHGRSDVRFADWMASLPQSMHTIPLTNLAIPGSHDSFSFYIDEASPVGPEQPETVQNFVSVFGTVAKKLMRKWLATQTMNFKTQLEAGVRFFDLRISTKPRDPDNELFFAHGLFSATVREGLEQISSFLSSHAREVVFLDFNHFYGVQNLHHEKLVAMLKEVFGEKLCPVVFAQEVTLQYLWEKEYQVLVFYHHPMALEVPFLWPGQMMPSPWANTTDPEKLVQFLQASVTDRRRKGTFFVSQVVLTPKASTVMKGVASGLRETITERALPGMMQWIRSQRPGESGINIITADFVELGEFISAVITLNYHLDEEDDDAT, encoded by the exons ATGGCTTCCTCTCACGGGAGAAGCGACGTGCGGTTTGCGGACTGGATGGCAAGTTTACCGCAGAGCATGCACACTATCCCGCTCACCAATTTGGCTATTCCCG GTTCCCATGATTCCTTCAGTTTCTACATTGATGAAGCGTCTCCAGTGGGCCCTGAGCAGCCAGAGACAGTACAGaactttgtttctgtttttggcACGGTGGCCAAGAAGCTAATGAGAAAGTGGTTAGCTACACAGACGATGAACTTCAAAACCCAACTGGAGGCTGGGGTCCGTTTCTTTGACCTACGCATCTCCACCAAGCCCCGTGACCCCGACAACGAGCTGTTTTTCGCCCACGGGCTCTTCAGTGCCACA gtcagagAAGGCCTTGAGCAGATCAGTAGCTTCCTATCATCTCATGCCAGAGAGGTGGTGTTTCTGGACTTCAACCACTTCTACGGTGTGCAGAACCTGCACCATGAAAAACTGGTGGCCATGTTGAAGGAGGTGTTTGGAGAGAAACTCTGCCCTGTCGTCTTCGCCCAGGAG GTGACTCTGCAGTATCTGTGGGAGAAGGAGTACCAGGTGCTTGTGTTCTATCACCACCCCATGGCCCTGGAGGTGCCCTTCCTGTGGCCAGGCCAGATGATGCCCTCTCCCTGGGCCAACACCACTGACCCAGAGAAGCTGGTTCAGTTTCTCCAGGCCTCTGTCACTGACCGCAG GAGGAAGGGAACCTTCTTTGTGTCCCAGGTTGTTCTCACACCAAAGGCCAGCACAGTGATGAAGGGTGTGGCTAGTGGACTGAGAGAGACAATCACAGAAAG GGCCTTGCCAGGAATGATGCAGTGGATCAGATCCCAGAGACCCGGGGAGAGCGGCATCAACATTATCACAGCTGACTTTGTGGAGCTCGGAGAATTTATCAGCGCCGTCATCACCCTCAACTATCACCTGGATGAAGAGGACGATGACGCCACCTGA